The Candidatus Manganitrophus noduliformans genome includes a window with the following:
- a CDS encoding ABC transporter ATP-binding protein, translating into MKPMIELIDVKKSFGNNHVLRGVNLQVEAGENMVVIGGSGTGKSVILKHIIGLMRPDSGRILIDGVEIETLPERDLSEFRKRFGMLFQGAALFDSLSVWENVGFGLREHTSFPAEKIREIARKKLEMVGLKGIEDRMPADLSGGMKKRVGLARAIAMDPKIILYDEPTTGLDPIMSDVINELICRMNKQLQVTSVSITHDMKSAYKIADRIAMLYQGKILEVGTPEEIRNSPNPVVQQFITGSAVGPITVGEGIGGPKSEDKEA; encoded by the coding sequence AAGTTTCGGCAACAACCATGTCTTGCGGGGGGTGAACCTCCAGGTCGAGGCCGGCGAGAACATGGTTGTCATCGGGGGGAGCGGAACCGGGAAGAGCGTTATTCTAAAGCACATCATCGGCCTGATGAGGCCCGATTCCGGACGCATTCTCATCGACGGGGTCGAAATCGAGACCCTCCCCGAGAGAGATCTGAGCGAATTTCGGAAGCGGTTCGGGATGCTCTTCCAAGGGGCGGCCCTTTTCGACTCGTTGAGCGTTTGGGAGAATGTCGGCTTCGGGCTCCGGGAGCATACCAGTTTTCCGGCTGAAAAAATCCGGGAGATCGCCCGCAAGAAACTGGAAATGGTGGGGTTGAAGGGGATCGAGGATCGGATGCCGGCCGATCTCTCCGGAGGGATGAAGAAGCGGGTCGGCTTGGCGCGGGCGATTGCGATGGATCCGAAAATTATTCTTTACGACGAGCCGACCACCGGACTCGATCCGATTATGTCCGACGTCATCAACGAGCTGATCTGCCGGATGAACAAACAGCTTCAGGTGACCTCGGTTTCGATTACGCACGACATGAAGAGCGCATATAAAATCGCCGATCGGATTGCGATGCTCTATCAGGGTAAAATTTTAGAGGTCGGCACCCCCGAGGAGATTCGGAACAGCCCCAACCCGGTGGTCCAACAGTTCATCACCGGGAGCGCGGTCGGCCCGATCACCGTGGGGGAGGGGATCGGCGGTCCAAAGAGCGAGGATAAGGAAGCGTAA
- a CDS encoding MlaD family protein, with translation MKGITTEAKVGIAVLVGLLLLTYMTFKVGGFAFLQEEGYRLNATFSSASGLDRRAPVRVAGVEVGQVESIELVDGGAKVTLKIQSEVKIRKGGYAAIRSEGLLGDRYVEIVPGTENTFWGDGETIPVQEASADLENLMTRFSSIADDVKAVTTSLREVLGSEEGKQNLKEVLENAKGLTKGINEWVQKNQEPLSRSIANFESFSASLKEEGNELVESLARMAQKMERGEGTLGKLINDEEAYEKLTRALDDLGDSLKGVEAITAKVERGEGTIGKLFTDESAYENINSALEGIGNAVGRIEKFRTYVGFRNEYQLQESQNKGYFTLQLQPRADKFYRVEIVDDPRGSVREKTTVITTDGVPTTVTELETQRRLKLSALFGKRVSNLGLRIGLVENTFGAGADYFLFNEAFRVSVDVWDFNSDDPLSERAHLKLTTAYTLFKYITFEAGYDQILNNDLNTFFIGAGLRFEDDDLKYLIGSMATAAF, from the coding sequence TTGAAGGGAATCACCACTGAAGCAAAGGTCGGAATCGCTGTCCTTGTCGGTCTTCTTCTCCTCACGTATATGACTTTCAAGGTCGGCGGATTCGCCTTTCTTCAGGAAGAGGGGTATCGCCTCAATGCCACATTCAGCTCCGCTTCGGGTCTTGATCGACGGGCTCCCGTCCGGGTGGCGGGGGTCGAGGTCGGACAGGTGGAGAGTATCGAGCTGGTGGACGGGGGCGCGAAGGTGACCCTCAAGATCCAATCGGAGGTTAAGATCCGGAAGGGGGGATACGCCGCAATCCGGTCGGAAGGGCTCTTAGGGGATCGCTATGTGGAGATCGTCCCCGGCACGGAGAATACGTTTTGGGGGGACGGGGAGACGATCCCGGTCCAGGAGGCCTCCGCGGACCTTGAAAACTTAATGACCCGCTTCTCCAGCATCGCCGACGATGTGAAAGCGGTCACCACGTCGCTCCGGGAGGTTCTCGGGAGCGAGGAGGGAAAACAGAACCTGAAAGAAGTTTTGGAGAACGCGAAAGGGCTGACGAAAGGGATCAACGAGTGGGTCCAGAAAAATCAGGAGCCGCTCAGCCGCTCGATCGCTAATTTCGAGTCGTTCTCCGCGTCGCTCAAAGAGGAGGGGAATGAGCTCGTGGAGAGCCTCGCCCGGATGGCCCAAAAGATGGAGCGGGGGGAGGGAACCCTCGGCAAGTTGATCAACGATGAAGAGGCCTATGAGAAGCTGACCCGCGCCCTGGATGACCTCGGCGATTCGCTGAAGGGGGTGGAGGCGATCACGGCCAAGGTCGAGCGGGGCGAAGGGACCATCGGAAAGCTCTTCACCGATGAGAGCGCCTACGAAAATATTAACAGCGCCCTGGAAGGGATCGGCAACGCGGTCGGCCGGATCGAAAAATTCCGGACCTATGTCGGCTTCCGAAACGAATATCAGCTTCAGGAGAGCCAAAACAAAGGCTATTTCACGCTCCAACTTCAACCCCGCGCCGACAAATTCTACCGGGTGGAGATTGTGGATGATCCGCGGGGGAGCGTCCGCGAGAAAACCACGGTCATCACCACCGACGGGGTGCCGACCACCGTCACCGAGCTGGAGACGCAGCGCCGGTTAAAGCTCTCCGCCCTCTTCGGAAAGCGGGTTTCCAACCTCGGTCTCCGGATCGGTCTCGTTGAGAACACTTTCGGCGCCGGGGCCGACTACTTTTTATTTAATGAGGCCTTCCGGGTCAGCGTCGACGTTTGGGATTTCAACAGCGACGATCCCTTGTCGGAGCGGGCGCATCTGAAGTTGACCACCGCCTATACCCTCTTTAAATACATCACTTTCGAAGCCGGCTATGACCAGATCCTCAACAATGATCTGAATACCTTTTTCATCGGCGCCGGGCTTCGGTTTGAAGATGATGATCTGAAATATCTCATCGGCTCCATGGCCACCGCGGCCTTTTAA